AAAACACATAAGTTAAttcataaaacctaattgacaactttataccttaagtcacttaATCTTCACACATAACTTGACATTCACTTTTATTATCAATCTTTATATGGAACATAATCCTACTCACTctcaaacatatatatatatatatatatatatatatatatatatatatatatatccacaaAACAGTCGTGCTCCGCACGAGGCCCAGCCCACAGTGGGTCGTCAGAGCTAACAGCAAACTACTAAACAATCACCTCAAATCAAAGGAGAACACCTTGTTTTTGGCATGGATCTCGACAATTCAGATGGAACAAGGACACCTCAATAATATGGTGATAAATTACAGAAAAGGCACAAACTTTTAGAAGCAGATGATTTTGTGAGCCAACACAGCAAGCAAATGAGCAAGTAACAACTAAATTTTTTTCACTCATCACAGGCGACCACTCTTCTGCATTGGCGATTCAAAACGACACACAAGCGAATACATGCTATCTGAAAGCAACAACAGCACCGAAAAGTTTAGGCATTTCTactagttaaaaaaaaacatataacatATCCTTGCAAGATAAAATATCGTGCTGTACCCTTACACAATGGAACTAGGAAGGGTAATGCATAAGGATTCAAGTCTGGCGCATAATCCAATAACAGTAAACTACCAATAACCAAAATGCACTCTCAAGTTTCTTCCCCACGTCCATGCATCATCCCCAACCCGAGAACATCACAATCTCAATCCCATTTAGGTGAACCGGCAGGCGATCTACTTCTCGGAGGAGTTGGGCCCGCGCTTCTTGCCGAAGCCGACGACGGCGGTAACGAAGCGGCGGTTGTACTGCATGCGCTTGTGGGCGCGGCCCCggggcttcttcttcttgtcctgcTTCGCCACCTTGGGCGTCTGCCCGCGCACCTTCCCCGCGCGCGCCAGCGACCCGTGCACCTTGCCTGCACCATTGGCGCGACGCCCAAAGGTCAGATCCCCAAACCAAGAAAACCTGGCAAAACCGCTTCGGGCCAGGCCCGTGGGGAAGTTTTGGAATGAGCAGGGAAGAGGTGGTGGCTTGCTTACCCATGGCTGCGACGAGGAGGGGCGAGTGGTGGCtggcgcggcggcggacgggGCTAGCGTTTCGTgctggcggcgcggcggcggagaagaAGGGAAGCTGGAGATCTCGTTGGGTTTTATGGTGTGGGGATTTTCCACTTTGGCCCTCGGTTTTCAAAATCTACGCCAACTGTGCTGCGGAGACGGAAGCGTAAAATAGAAGCGTATTCTCCGGGAACACCCATCAAGGATTCCAAACAGAGAGGATAGCAAGAAAGTGGATACGACTTCAAAAGATGGAGCTTGCAGCTTGAGCCAACAGAAAAATGGTAATGtcattttagattttatttattCGGATTGTGTCAACGGTTGAAAAAAGGAAACAACTATATATGAAAAACCTTGAAAGTCAGTTGAAATTTGAGTCCACCTCTTaatagttattttttaaaaaaaaactcattttctttcattctttctttctcttttttttatgcaACACTCCTTCCTCGCCCCAAAACATACGAGCTGTGTTTGGGAAGTTCATATATAAGTacctatgtttttttatttatcgtTTAGGATATCACATGGTCTTTAATACACATGTttaacattattttttatacttatttttagtgaatttggctaaataaaatcatatgaaagtatttttcataggAAGTCTACTTGTATCATTTTTATATGTTAAATACTAataattttgtgtatattaatggtaaaagttttttaaatttgaTTATATGGCATCTATTTGAGAATAAAAATAGTACAATATAGTCTCTCCACGTGATGAAATTAGATGACACGATTTATAGGCCTATGTGGCCTATCGGGTTTGTTCCATCTTCCGTGTCTTAAGAGCAACCTAGTGCAGCGTATAAATTTTAGGAATGTATGGATAACAAATGGTTTATTTGTCACACCAGTTTTGTCTTTGAATACCGAACACAGAGCAAAGAATTCATGCTATTGGTtactttcttttttgaaaactCCGGTACAACACATAGACGTATACACACTCACACCACCATGAGCATATACTCATGCAACACATATTAAAGACTAAAAATATGGAACTTGTATATTGACGAAATTATTATAAATATCTCGTTACCGACAGGTATATCACCTACTATTTCACGAAAAATACTACCAACTTCACTAATCATGCAAGCATTCTCATGCCGTTGGTTACTTTGCTCTACGTAGCCTACACTTCTTCACGGATCAACTTGGAACACAGAAACTTGAGTCTCACACCACATGACCAATTTAAATGTGAATATTTTACCATACATTTAACAAAAATTATCCTTGCCTCCCAAAAAATTCTGTAATATCCCAAACAGAACTTTAAAGGTACTTACGGTAAAGTTACATCATATGAAGCATGGAATTTCATACAGTGAGTTCATATAGCTCCCGTTCTCTATAATACATTGTAAGGCCCTAACTAGTGAACCGTTACACT
The sequence above is drawn from the Phragmites australis chromosome 10, lpPhrAust1.1, whole genome shotgun sequence genome and encodes:
- the LOC133931136 gene encoding small ribosomal subunit protein eS30z/eS30y/eS30x, with amino-acid sequence MGKVHGSLARAGKVRGQTPKVAKQDKKKKPRGRAHKRMQYNRRFVTAVVGFGKKRGPNSSEK